DNA from Candidatus Eisenbacteria bacterium:
GCGGGGTCCCAGAATGCGCGAAGTCGACGCCAGCGGATCGACGACCGGGGAGATGCCGAGCTCGGCGATCGAGCGCTTGAGCACCGTGGTGGCGTCGAGGTGCGAGAAGACGAACGCATAGTTCGTGAGCGCTTCGGCCAGCGCGCCGATGATGACCAACGAGGTCGATTGCGCGATTCCCGCAGCAAGGACGGATGCGTCACCAACAAGTCAGTTACGCCAATCGTCTCCAGGCATCGAGCGGCGCAGGTACTGATCGAAAAGCGGCACAGTGAACGCCGTGTCCCCATGGGCAGGACTCCAGATCATTCCTTTTGAGATCAGTTGGTTTCTAGTCGGAGCGAGTGACGTGACCTTGCGTCCGAGCTGGTCCGCGATATCGCCTGAGCGATGCGGGCCTGCGCCGAGCTCGGCCATGGCTCGTAGATAACGCTTCTCGAGAGGAGTGAGTCGATCGAACCGAACTCCGAAGAAGCTCTGGTCGAGTGCGGCGATGGCAATCCTTGAAGCGTCCTCGACGTTCTGCAGGGTGATGGGCGATGCCGTGGCCGCGTCCCAAGCTTGCTTTCCCCATTCCTGGAGAAAGTAGGGGTACCGTTGCGTTTTCTCGATGATCCGCGCCACCGCAGACGTCTCGATGTCCTCATCTTCGTCGCGGACCGGCTTCTCGATGGCTAGCCGAGCAGCCTGCTCATCGAGAGCCCCCACTTCTGGGAAGTCGAACAGGCGCTCCGCGTAAGACTTCGCTTTGCCGGTCTGTCCTCGAAGCTGCGGTAATCCAGCTCCGACCATCGTGATCGGGACTTGTCGCTGCGCACATCGGTGAAGGGCAGTGATGAGAACCGCCAACTGCTCCTCTGGCACGTACTGGAGCTCATCCACGAAGAGCACGACGGCCGTCCCGTCCTCACGCGCGGCGGCCCCTACCGCCTCGAGCAAGGTCGGCAGGTCTTGCTCGAGATCGCCGTTGTCAGCGAGTCCGGCTTCCGGGTCGAGGTCGAGCCCGACTTCGATGTCACCGAATTTCACCTTGAGAGCCTTTGCGAATCCTGCGAGCGCCCGCAGCCCACGTTCAGCAAGGTCCTTCGCTTTGGCGGAGCGACTGAGCCCCAGCAAGACCAGCCGGAGTTGCGGAGCCAGCAACGCAGGAAGCGATCTGCCTTCTGGCGCTTCGAGCCGAACCGCACGTATGCCTGCGGCGATCGCGTCCTCACTCATCTGGTGGAGGAGGACGGTCTTCCCCAC
Protein-coding regions in this window:
- a CDS encoding ATP-binding protein; this encodes MDPIRNPFAPGAGTPPPELAGRDHLREQVRIAIERIRAGKPAKSVLMVGLRGVGKTVLLHQMSEDAIAAGIRAVRLEAPEGRSLPALLAPQLRLVLLGLSRSAKAKDLAERGLRALAGFAKALKVKFGDIEVGLDLDPEAGLADNGDLEQDLPTLLEAVGAAAREDGTAVVLFVDELQYVPEEQLAVLITALHRCAQRQVPITMVGAGLPQLRGQTGKAKSYAERLFDFPEVGALDEQAARLAIEKPVRDEDEDIETSAVARIIEKTQRYPYFLQEWGKQAWDAATASPITLQNVEDASRIAIAALDQSFFGVRFDRLTPLEKRYLRAMAELGAGPHRSGDIADQLGRKVTSLAPTRNQLISKGMIWSPAHGDTAFTVPLFDQYLRRSMPGDDWRN